One segment of Candidatus Paceibacterota bacterium DNA contains the following:
- a CDS encoding Rrf2 family transcriptional regulator, translating into MKISKKSQYGLRSMIFLAKNYGKKEIYSLKNISKNESISFDYLEKIFFSLEKANLVKGKRGRLGGYALSRPPSKITADEIIKAIEGKLSLVECKGCLKEKKCPAKGLWDELQLSFSSTLSSITLLKLANKK; encoded by the coding sequence ATGAAAATATCAAAAAAATCGCAATACGGCCTTCGTTCTATGATATTTCTTGCCAAAAATTATGGCAAAAAAGAAATTTATTCTTTGAAAAATATATCAAAGAATGAATCAATTTCTTTTGATTATCTTGAGAAAATCTTTTTCTCTCTCGAAAAGGCAAATTTGGTAAAAGGGAAAAGGGGCCGGCTTGGAGGATATGCTCTTTCCAGGCCCCCTTCTAAGATTACCGCAGATGAAATAATAAAAGCAATTGAAGGGAAATTGTCTTTGGTTGAATGCAAGGGGTGTCTTAAAGAAAAAAAATGTCCGGCAAAAGGCCTTTGGGACGAGTTGCAACTATCTTTTTCTTCAACTCTTTCATCAATAACCCTTTTAAAGCTGGCAAACAAAAAATGA
- a CDS encoding glutamate-cysteine ligase family protein, translating to MRKVGVEIEYPVVDKNGMAFPVSRIFPVLIEREWIPEFDDVYKDEIIAVSKNGKVVTSDAGEGILEVNEPPVNSLFEAEKSLNELISFLAGEFNSLEAKILGFGAQPFEKKNKWARKGRYKTLLSIGFSPSLNKTTRTAASQVHIDVKEEEIYKAVNVLNALSGIAIAFCANSSVMNGEDNGRLAKREAVWGEFAPERSGVPPVWFKSNNHLFSFLEDMKFVLTKSNGNYFIPGISFKEFASGLSLEEKTAHYLYHEGTVWFSCRPRLKYGTVEFRPCCTQPHNESMAVSAFALGIVECLEEVHSFTRELYYDFKREGFSFRCLRKNAIEYGFYGVDPGLLKDVLFFIYKGLKKRNKGEEFFADILFERMKKVICPAMRAATIKSEDLVRELAF from the coding sequence ATGAGAAAGGTTGGAGTGGAGATTGAATATCCCGTTGTGGATAAAAACGGAATGGCTTTTCCTGTTAGCCGGATTTTTCCGGTTCTTATTGAAAGGGAATGGATTCCCGAATTTGACGATGTCTATAAAGACGAAATTATTGCAGTCTCAAAAAATGGCAAAGTTGTAACCAGCGATGCCGGAGAGGGGATTTTAGAGGTAAATGAGCCTCCTGTAAACTCTCTTTTTGAGGCTGAAAAATCGTTGAATGAACTAATTTCTTTTCTTGCAGGAGAATTTAATTCTCTTGAAGCAAAAATTCTCGGTTTTGGCGCTCAGCCTTTTGAGAAAAAAAATAAATGGGCAAGAAAAGGCAGATATAAAACCCTCCTTTCAATCGGGTTTTCTCCTTCTCTTAATAAAACAACAAGAACGGCGGCAAGCCAGGTCCATATTGATGTAAAAGAAGAAGAAATTTACAAGGCAGTAAATGTTTTAAATGCCTTGTCCGGAATTGCAATTGCTTTTTGCGCCAATTCTTCCGTTATGAACGGAGAAGACAATGGAAGGTTGGCAAAAAGAGAAGCCGTTTGGGGAGAATTTGCTCCCGAAAGAAGCGGCGTCCCTCCTGTTTGGTTTAAATCAAACAATCATCTTTTTTCTTTTTTAGAAGATATGAAATTCGTTCTTACTAAGAGTAATGGGAATTATTTTATTCCCGGAATTTCTTTCAAGGAATTTGCCTCTGGCCTTTCTTTGGAGGAAAAAACGGCCCATTACCTTTATCATGAAGGAACGGTTTGGTTTTCCTGCCGCCCCCGCCTTAAATACGGAACCGTTGAATTTCGTCCTTGTTGCACTCAACCTCATAATGAGAGCATGGCTGTTTCAGCTTTTGCTCTTGGTATTGTAGAGTGCCTTGAGGAAGTTCATTCTTTTACAAGAGAACTCTATTATGATTTTAAAAGAGAAGGGTTCTCTTTCCGATGCCTTAGAAAAAATGCAATTGAGTATGGATTTTATGGAGTTGATCCTGGATTACTGAAAGATGTTCTTTTCTTTATTTACAAAGGGCTGAAAAAAAGAAATAAAGGAGAAGAATTTTTCGCTGACATTCTTTTTGAAAGGATGAAAAAAGTCATTTGCCCGGCAATGCGGGCGGCCACTATCAAAAGCGAAGATCTCGTAAGAGAACTTGCTTTTTAG
- the mnmA gene encoding tRNA 2-thiouridine(34) synthase MnmA yields MNKEPQKVAVAMSGGVDSSVAAALLQKEGYETIGVFMKFWKDGKEGVNKCCSSDSERNARLTCQKLGIPFYVFNFEKEFKKEVVDYFLKTTIGGDTPNPCVVCNEKIKFGLFLEKSLKLGADFIATGHYAKKKEFNEKGKIRFSLLKGKDKKKDQSYFLWALGQKELKHMIFPVGIYTKDKVKKMAEDFKLPSSGAKESMEVCFISDTIDAFLERKIGKKEGDIVYNNKAIGKHKGVWLYTLGQRKGIGLSNGPYYVIKKDIKSNILFVGKNKKLLNKSKAVIKKVNWVSGKKPKFPLRVTVMSRYNQKSFVSVVNENSVVFNSQKTSITPGQSMVFYKGQELLGGGIIKN; encoded by the coding sequence ATGAACAAAGAACCTCAAAAAGTTGCCGTTGCCATGTCCGGAGGAGTTGATTCTTCGGTTGCAGCGGCCTTGCTACAAAAGGAAGGATATGAAACTATTGGTGTTTTTATGAAATTCTGGAAAGACGGGAAGGAAGGGGTGAATAAATGCTGCTCTTCTGATTCAGAAAGAAATGCTCGATTGACTTGCCAGAAACTTGGAATTCCTTTTTATGTTTTTAATTTTGAAAAAGAGTTCAAGAAGGAAGTTGTAGATTATTTTTTAAAAACGACAATTGGCGGAGATACTCCAAATCCTTGCGTTGTTTGTAATGAGAAAATAAAATTTGGTCTGTTTCTTGAAAAATCGCTAAAACTTGGAGCTGATTTTATCGCAACTGGCCATTATGCCAAAAAAAAAGAATTTAATGAGAAAGGAAAAATAAGATTTTCCCTTTTAAAAGGAAAAGACAAGAAAAAGGACCAATCTTATTTTCTATGGGCCCTGGGACAGAAAGAGTTAAAGCATATGATTTTTCCTGTTGGAATTTATACAAAGGACAAAGTGAAAAAAATGGCGGAGGATTTCAAATTGCCGTCCAGCGGCGCCAAGGAATCAATGGAGGTTTGTTTCATTTCCGATACGATAGATGCTTTTTTGGAAAGAAAAATTGGAAAAAAGGAAGGGGATATTGTTTATAATAATAAAGCGATAGGAAAGCACAAAGGCGTTTGGCTTTACACTCTTGGCCAGAGGAAAGGGATAGGACTTTCAAACGGCCCTTATTATGTTATAAAGAAGGACATAAAAAGTAATATTCTGTTTGTAGGTAAAAATAAAAAACTTCTTAATAAAAGCAAAGCAGTCATTAAAAAAGTAAATTGGGTTTCAGGGAAAAAGCCGAAGTTTCCTTTGAGGGTGACAGTGATGTCAAGATACAATCAAAAAAGCTTTGTTTCTGTTGTTAATGAAAATAGCGTTGTTTTTAATTCCCAAAAAACATCAATCACTCCCGGCCAGTCAATGGTCTTTTATAAAGGCCAAGAGCTATTGGGGGGAGGCATAATCAAAAATTAG
- a CDS encoding anaerobic ribonucleoside-triphosphate reductase, producing the protein MENSKCHDCGVLMDMENGKIKNGYHLLYKENEEETKVFKCKGCYEKNPSLSNFRPCEVYSRVVGYLRPVGQWNLGKKEEYSERKEYLCKGE; encoded by the coding sequence GTGGAAAATAGCAAATGCCATGATTGCGGCGTTTTGATGGATATGGAAAATGGCAAAATAAAGAACGGTTATCATCTTTTATATAAAGAAAACGAAGAAGAAACAAAGGTTTTTAAATGCAAGGGTTGTTATGAGAAAAATCCTTCTCTTTCAAATTTCAGACCCTGCGAGGTTTATTCGAGAGTAGTTGGCTATTTAAGGCCCGTAGGCCAATGGAATTTAGGGAAAAAAGAGGAATATTCCGAAAGAAAAGAGTATTTATGCAAAGGAGAGTAA
- a CDS encoding cysteine desulfurase family protein produces MKKIYFDYASTTPVDPKVFLEMKPFFSKKFGNTMSLHYFGQEAKVFLEKSREKMAKAINADTEEIIFTGSATESNNMVLKGLSFFKKGGHIIISSIEHPCIVESAAWLEKRGFKVTRLKVDRYGTVDLKELEKSIEEETFLVSIIHGSNEIGTIQPIDKIGAICRKKNVYFHTDASQTFSKIPIDVEKIKIDLLTASSHKIYGPKGAAFLYKRKGVKLEPLIHGGGQENGLRSSTLDIPSIVGFAKAVDISIATMKKEENRIINLREKLIKGVLKIKGTRLNGHPKNRLANNANFSFSFIEGESIAIQLDLKGIAVSTGSACSSTKLEPSHVLLAIGLRHEDAHGSLRVTLGRWTKEKEVDYFLKILPGIIKQLRKISPFYEKK; encoded by the coding sequence ATGAAAAAAATATATTTTGATTATGCTTCTACAACTCCGGTTGATCCTAAGGTTTTTTTGGAAATGAAGCCGTTTTTTTCAAAGAAGTTTGGCAATACAATGTCTCTTCATTATTTTGGGCAGGAAGCGAAAGTTTTTCTTGAAAAAAGCAGGGAAAAGATGGCAAAAGCAATAAATGCCGACACTGAAGAGATAATTTTTACGGGTTCTGCCACCGAAAGCAATAATATGGTTTTAAAAGGCCTTTCTTTCTTTAAAAAAGGAGGACATATTATTATTTCTTCAATTGAGCACCCTTGTATTGTTGAAAGCGCTGCTTGGCTTGAAAAAAGGGGCTTTAAAGTTACTCGTCTCAAGGTTGACAGATACGGGACAGTTGATTTAAAAGAACTTGAAAAAAGCATAGAAGAAGAAACTTTTCTTGTTTCTATTATTCATGGGTCAAACGAAATAGGCACAATCCAGCCGATTGATAAAATAGGGGCAATTTGCCGGAAAAAAAACGTCTATTTCCATACTGATGCATCTCAGACATTTTCAAAAATCCCGATAGACGTAGAAAAAATAAAAATAGATCTTCTCACTGCAAGCTCTCATAAAATATACGGTCCTAAAGGAGCAGCTTTTCTTTATAAAAGAAAAGGGGTTAAATTAGAACCGCTTATCCATGGAGGAGGGCAGGAAAACGGCCTTAGATCTTCTACTTTGGATATTCCATCTATTGTCGGCTTTGCCAAGGCAGTTGATATTTCTATCGCTACAATGAAAAAAGAAGAAAATAGGATTATTAATTTGAGGGAAAAATTAATAAAAGGAGTATTAAAGATAAAAGGAACGAGATTAAACGGCCATCCTAAAAATCGTTTGGCAAATAACGCCAATTTCAGTTTTTCTTTTATCGAGGGAGAATCTATTGCTATCCAGCTGGATTTAAAAGGGATAGCCGTTTCTACTGGTTCTGCCTGTTCTTCAACAAAGCTTGAGCCAAGCCACGTTTTGCTTGCTATCGGCCTAAGGCATGAAGATGCTCATGGTTCCTTAAGGGTAACGCTTGGAAGATGGACAAAAGAAAAAGAAGTTGACTATTTCTTGAAAATTTTGCCGGGAATTATAAAGCAATTAAGAAAAATATCCCCATTTTATGAAAAAAAATAA
- a CDS encoding type 1 glutamine amidotransferase: MKTLFLQFREDKVVAQHEQKCFLKHINLKVQSRNIFMDEFDFLGKNDFTHIILGGSGEFSISDKNKKSKYWKKVEKIIPFLEREIKNNTNILGVCLGHQLLAFLLGSEVKSLLNQKEVGTFRIYLTLEGKKDPLFYNLPKSFLVQEGHKDSVLKLPKEATLLAKGKKCKIQSFRFKKAAGIQFHPELEIEDINFRLSLYPDYAKKNKQPKIKETPFAFKIFENFYGI, encoded by the coding sequence ATGAAAACTCTTTTTTTACAATTTAGGGAAGACAAGGTGGTGGCACAACATGAACAAAAATGCTTTTTAAAGCATATTAATTTAAAAGTTCAATCCAGAAATATTTTTATGGATGAGTTTGATTTTCTGGGGAAAAACGACTTTACCCATATTATTTTAGGCGGTTCCGGAGAATTTAGTATTTCAGATAAAAATAAGAAAAGTAAATATTGGAAAAAAGTGGAAAAAATAATACCTTTTTTGGAAAGAGAAATTAAAAATAACACCAATATTTTAGGAGTTTGTCTTGGCCATCAATTATTGGCTTTTCTTCTCGGTTCGGAAGTTAAATCTCTTTTAAATCAAAAAGAAGTGGGAACTTTCCGAATTTATCTTACTTTAGAAGGGAAAAAAGACCCACTTTTTTACAATTTGCCGAAAAGTTTTCTTGTTCAGGAGGGCCACAAAGATTCTGTTTTGAAATTGCCAAAAGAGGCAACCCTTCTTGCAAAGGGGAAAAAATGCAAAATACAATCTTTCAGATTTAAAAAAGCGGCAGGTATTCAGTTTCATCCAGAACTTGAAATTGAAGATATTAATTTTCGTCTTTCTCTTTATCCGGATTATGCCAAAAAGAACAAGCAGCCGAAAATAAAAGAAACGCCTTTTGCTTTTAAAATTTTTGAAAATTTTTATGGAATTTAA
- the thiI gene encoding tRNA 4-thiouridine(8) synthase ThiI has translation MKRGLIIAFGELFLKSEGVKRIFKKKLENNIFFVLKKEKISFKLISLRERIFIETEDVKKAKKALKRVFGISWISESFYSHKIDLENLFSFISQNYINWIKEKETFAVRVRIEEKIIKESKKELIEKAAKIIDRKVKLKKPGKEINIEIRKHGQFLYFKKEKGAGGLPYSSSGRVLILMSGGIDSPVASHLISKRGGECVWVHFHSFPLTSNKSIEKIKELAKVFLKTYPKLRVYFVPFHKIQMEIKSKSSPFLRVLLYRRKMIQIAGKIAIKEKCEALATGESLGQVSSQTLSNIAITSEISKLPILRPLISSDKEEIIETAKEIGVFDISIKPQEDCCTLFVPKKSTGKGSLEKIKEIEKILDNKITRKEEKEAFFIDFC, from the coding sequence ATGAAAAGAGGATTAATTATCGCTTTTGGCGAGTTATTTTTAAAATCAGAAGGAGTAAAAAGGATTTTCAAAAAGAAACTGGAGAATAATATTTTTTTTGTTTTAAAAAAGGAAAAAATTTCTTTCAAATTAATTTCATTACGAGAAAGAATTTTTATTGAAACGGAAGATGTCAAAAAGGCAAAAAAAGCCCTAAAGAGAGTTTTTGGCATTTCTTGGATTTCAGAGAGTTTTTACTCTCATAAAATTGATTTGGAAAATCTTTTTTCTTTTATTTCTCAAAACTATATAAACTGGATAAAAGAGAAAGAAACTTTTGCTGTTAGGGTAAGAATTGAAGAAAAAATTATTAAAGAAAGCAAAAAAGAGTTAATCGAAAAAGCTGCAAAAATAATAGATAGAAAAGTAAAACTCAAAAAACCCGGCAAAGAGATCAATATTGAAATAAGAAAGCACGGGCAATTTCTTTATTTTAAAAAAGAAAAAGGAGCTGGCGGCTTGCCCTATTCTTCTTCTGGCAGGGTTCTTATTCTAATGTCAGGTGGCATTGATTCTCCTGTTGCTTCACATTTAATTTCAAAAAGAGGAGGAGAATGTGTTTGGGTTCATTTTCATAGTTTTCCTCTTACTTCAAATAAAAGCATTGAAAAAATAAAAGAACTTGCAAAGGTTTTTTTAAAAACATATCCGAAGCTGAGAGTTTATTTCGTCCCTTTTCATAAAATACAGATGGAAATTAAATCAAAATCCTCCCCTTTTTTAAGAGTTCTTCTTTATAGAAGAAAGATGATTCAAATTGCCGGCAAAATTGCCATAAAAGAAAAGTGCGAAGCGCTTGCTACGGGAGAAAGCTTGGGACAGGTAAGTTCCCAGACCCTTTCCAATATAGCGATAACGTCGGAAATATCGAAACTTCCTATTTTAAGGCCTCTTATTTCAAGCGATAAAGAAGAAATAATAGAAACGGCAAAAGAAATAGGTGTTTTTGATATTTCAATAAAACCTCAAGAAGATTGTTGTACTCTTTTTGTTCCCAAGAAATCAACAGGTAAAGGAAGTTTGGAGAAAATAAAGGAAATAGAAAAGATTCTTGATAATAAAATAACAAGAAAAGAGGAAAAAGAAGCTTTTTTTATTGATTTTTGTTGA
- the tgt gene encoding tRNA guanosine(34) transglycosylase Tgt: MEFKILKKSKKSRARFGILKTKNGILKTPCFVPVATKAAVKALTLKEMEETKSQIFIANAFHLHLKPGEDVIKKAGGIHNFANWKKPTMTDSGGFQVFSLGFGRDFNVGKISKNRGKETIEDGKQPNFVKITEEGAFFKSPFDGRELFLGPKESMMIQEKIGADIIFAFDECTAPFSDFNYVKKAIERTNKWAKICLKVKKTDQALFGIVQGSKFKELREKSASFISSLGFDGFGIGGDLGESKKTTEDILKWTIPILPEKKPRHLLGIGKIEDILLMVKNGIDFFDCTVPTHYGRRGIAFISADSFLKEKKIDLRQSKFLKDKNPLDKKCSCFVCLNHRRNYISHLIRAKEISGLSLLTFHNLYFFNSYVEKIREKIKEGKI, encoded by the coding sequence ATGGAATTTAAAATTCTCAAAAAATCAAAAAAAAGCAGGGCTCGCTTTGGTATTTTAAAAACAAAAAATGGCATTTTAAAAACTCCTTGTTTTGTTCCTGTAGCAACTAAGGCGGCAGTTAAGGCATTAACCTTAAAAGAAATGGAAGAAACAAAAAGCCAGATTTTTATTGCAAATGCTTTTCATCTTCATCTTAAGCCAGGGGAAGATGTGATTAAAAAAGCGGGAGGAATACATAATTTTGCTAATTGGAAAAAGCCAACAATGACTGACTCAGGTGGTTTTCAGGTTTTTTCGCTTGGTTTTGGAAGAGATTTTAATGTAGGAAAAATTTCAAAAAATCGCGGCAAAGAAACGATAGAAGACGGGAAACAGCCGAATTTTGTTAAAATAACGGAGGAAGGAGCTTTCTTTAAGTCGCCATTTGACGGAAGAGAGCTTTTTTTAGGGCCAAAAGAATCAATGATGATACAGGAAAAAATCGGAGCCGATATTATTTTTGCTTTTGATGAATGCACTGCTCCTTTTTCTGACTTTAATTATGTCAAAAAAGCAATAGAAAGAACCAATAAGTGGGCCAAAATATGCCTTAAAGTAAAAAAAACAGATCAAGCTCTTTTTGGGATTGTTCAGGGCTCAAAATTTAAGGAGTTAAGGGAAAAAAGCGCTTCTTTTATATCCTCCCTTGGTTTTGACGGTTTTGGCATAGGAGGGGATCTTGGAGAAAGTAAAAAAACAACAGAAGATATATTAAAATGGACAATTCCCATTCTTCCTGAAAAAAAGCCCCGCCATTTGCTCGGCATAGGAAAAATTGAAGATATTCTTTTAATGGTTAAAAATGGAATAGATTTTTTTGATTGTACGGTGCCAACTCATTATGGAAGAAGAGGTATTGCCTTTATTTCTGCAGATTCTTTTTTAAAAGAAAAAAAGATTGACCTTCGGCAGTCAAAGTTTTTGAAAGATAAAAATCCTCTTGATAAGAAATGCTCTTGTTTTGTTTGTCTTAATCATAGAAGAAATTATATTTCTCATCTTATAAGGGCGAAGGAAATTTCCGGTCTTTCTCTTTTGACTTTTCATAATCTTTATTTTTTTAACAGTTATGTTGAAAAAATCAGAGAGAAGATAAAAGAGGGGAAGATATGA
- a CDS encoding serine protease — translation MKTGFKIIFIFILGMGGGIFADQIFWPYFIERPLFYQYRLEKSPIYLTEKKEIYIRENELLVDSFNKVEKSVISTKAVSKSGVVISGSGLIITNDGLIITLAQLVPQGYDFSFFVNGESRPYQVLKRDTDLNLALIKLEGSDFYSLGFKNLDRFKNGERVFLVGSLLLNDSFFKTVNEGIIKRFDSKYIYTNISESSGLKGSVLFDIQGDVAGINLIDKNGEVFALSSDVIKSFAGF, via the coding sequence ATGAAAACAGGATTTAAGATTATATTTATATTTATTTTAGGAATGGGAGGGGGTATTTTTGCAGACCAAATTTTTTGGCCTTATTTTATAGAACGCCCTCTTTTTTACCAGTATCGGCTTGAAAAATCTCCAATTTATCTTACGGAAAAAAAAGAAATTTATATTAGGGAAAACGAACTTCTTGTTGATTCTTTCAATAAGGTCGAGAAATCAGTTATTTCCACAAAAGCGGTTTCAAAAAGCGGCGTTGTTATATCCGGTTCAGGTCTTATAATAACAAATGACGGACTTATAATTACTCTTGCTCAGCTTGTTCCTCAAGGATATGATTTCTCTTTTTTCGTAAACGGAGAAAGCAGGCCGTACCAAGTTTTAAAAAGAGACACAGACCTAAATCTTGCGCTTATCAAGCTTGAAGGAAGCGATTTTTATTCTCTTGGGTTTAAAAATTTAGACAGATTTAAAAATGGAGAAAGAGTTTTTTTAGTTGGAAGCTTGCTCTTAAATGACTCTTTTTTTAAAACTGTAAACGAAGGCATAATAAAAAGATTCGATTCTAAATATATTTATACGAATATTTCAGAAAGCAGCGGATTGAAAGGAAGCGTGCTTTTTGATATACAAGGAGATGTAGCAGGAATAAATTTAATTGATAAAAATGGAGAGGTTTTTGCTCTGTCTTCTGATGTTATAAAAAGTTTTGCCGGTTTTTAA
- a CDS encoding DUF5679 domain-containing protein, whose amino-acid sequence MTEAYCVKCKQKREMKDAKEVEMKGKGDVKRRAMTGVCPTCGTKMFRILGKAE is encoded by the coding sequence ATGACCGAAGCTTATTGCGTAAAGTGCAAACAAAAAAGGGAAATGAAAGATGCAAAAGAAGTTGAAATGAAAGGAAAAGGGGATGTAAAAAGAAGAGCTATGACGGGAGTATGCCCCACCTGCGGAACGAAGATGTTTAGAATATTGGGAAAGGCGGAATAA
- a CDS encoding MBL fold metallo-hydrolase, producing MNKKGLFVLLFLFLLNFFAWKEVFILNRPVFLEVDFFDVGQGDATFIKTPLNHRILIDGGPDSFILEKLSENIPFYDRTIDLIILTHPHSDHLRGLISVFESYDVKNLIWNGVIEDADDFRKWEKAIEGRENVFIAKSGIRVRSGEVFFDILYPFQFLKGQSFKDSNNTSIVIRINHKENAFLFTGDNYKNIEFELIALQKDCEGKESLFCKNMTLNSNVLQAGHHGSKTSTSEEFLFAVSPQFVVISSGKNNSYGHPNQEVLANLNNFGISVLRTDELGDIKIVSDGKIIKVVD from the coding sequence ATGAATAAAAAGGGATTATTTGTTCTTCTTTTTCTTTTTCTTCTTAATTTTTTTGCATGGAAGGAAGTATTTATTCTTAACCGTCCTGTTTTTCTTGAAGTGGATTTTTTTGATGTAGGGCAAGGAGATGCGACTTTTATTAAGACCCCGTTAAATCATAGAATTTTAATTGACGGAGGGCCTGATTCCTTTATCTTAGAGAAATTGTCTGAAAATATTCCTTTTTATGACAGAACAATTGATTTGATAATATTAACCCATCCCCATAGCGATCATTTAAGAGGACTTATTTCTGTTTTTGAGAGTTATGATGTTAAAAACTTAATTTGGAATGGAGTTATTGAAGATGCCGATGATTTCAGAAAATGGGAGAAGGCAATAGAGGGGAGAGAAAATGTTTTTATTGCCAAGTCCGGAATTAGAGTGCGTTCCGGTGAAGTTTTTTTTGATATATTGTATCCTTTCCAATTTTTAAAAGGACAAAGCTTTAAGGACAGTAATAATACTTCAATTGTTATAAGGATTAATCATAAAGAAAATGCTTTTTTATTTACTGGTGATAACTATAAAAATATTGAGTTTGAACTTATTGCCCTTCAGAAGGATTGCGAAGGAAAAGAAAGTTTATTTTGTAAAAATATGACGCTAAATTCAAATGTTTTACAAGCCGGACATCATGGAAGCAAGACATCAACTTCTGAAGAATTTCTTTTTGCGGTTTCTCCTCAATTTGTCGTTATTTCATCAGGGAAGAACAATTCTTACGGCCATCCGAACCAAGAGGTCTTGGCGAATTTAAATAATTTTGGTATAAGTGTTTTAAGAACGGATGAGTTGGGAGATATTAAAATAGTCAGTGATGGAAAGATTATAAAAGTCGTTGATTAA
- a CDS encoding transcriptional repressor, producing MKKERTTSQKTVILDFLKDTKAHPCAEDVYSSVKEKLPSISKGTVYRILGDFKEKGVIQEIPLSVSRYDGDTSCHAHFICKSCQKVFDLSDVCKNCHVLKTKSTKVGKIENYQLYFYGKCKQCGK from the coding sequence ATGAAAAAAGAAAGGACAACTTCTCAAAAGACGGTCATCTTGGATTTTTTGAAAGACACTAAAGCTCATCCTTGCGCGGAAGACGTTTACTCTTCTGTTAAAGAAAAACTTCCTTCAATAAGCAAAGGAACGGTTTATAGGATTTTAGGAGATTTTAAAGAGAAAGGAGTAATTCAAGAAATCCCGCTTTCTGTTTCAAGATATGACGGAGACACGTCTTGCCATGCTCATTTTATTTGCAAATCTTGCCAAAAAGTTTTTGATCTTTCTGATGTTTGTAAAAATTGCCATGTCTTGAAAACAAAAAGCACAAAGGTCGGGAAAATTGAAAATTATCAATTATATTTCTATGGAAAATGTAAACAATGTGGAAAATAG